One Deltaproteobacteria bacterium genomic region harbors:
- a CDS encoding protoheme IX farnesyltransferase → SWANIIIGGMAGSFAVLAGAASVNPEMCALPLILALVMFFWTPSHFWSFAIVHKEEYRKAGVPMLPVVIGDRKTAIYILINTILLVASSFLPTYYGYLGMFYTVAASASGAYFILKNIQLLKSQTSQIAWQNFKASMYYLAILFSAVIFDIVLT, encoded by the coding sequence GCAGCTGGGCCAACATTATTATTGGCGGAATGGCCGGGAGTTTTGCCGTGCTTGCCGGCGCAGCTTCCGTTAATCCCGAAATGTGTGCGCTGCCTCTTATTTTAGCCCTGGTCATGTTTTTCTGGACACCTTCCCATTTCTGGAGCTTTGCCATTGTTCACAAGGAAGAGTACAGAAAGGCAGGGGTTCCCATGCTTCCCGTTGTTATCGGTGACAGGAAGACGGCCATATACATTCTTATCAATACGATACTGCTCGTGGCTTCCTCTTTTCTTCCTACCTATTATGGTTATCTCGGCATGTTCTATACCGTTGCCGCATCCGCTTCCGGTGCATATTTCATATTAAAAAATATCCAACTCCTGAAAAGTCAAACATCGCAGATTGCATGGCAGAATTTCAAGGCATCCATGTATTACCTGGCCATACTTTTTTCTGCCGTCATATTCGATATTGTCCTCACCTGA